In Candidatus Kaistella beijingensis, a genomic segment contains:
- a CDS encoding DUF6804 family protein, whose amino-acid sequence MGIFSLPYGFYTFLRLAVSTSSIIFIFKNQKNGIDFWNIIFGIMLLLFNPLFPVYLHQKTAWIIIDFIAGTVFLAKATLTK is encoded by the coding sequence ATGGGAATTTTTTCGTTGCCTTATGGTTTCTACACATTTTTGCGGCTCGCAGTTTCCACATCTTCAATAATCTTCATTTTCAAAAACCAAAAAAACGGCATTGATTTCTGGAACATCATTTTCGGAATTATGCTTTTACTTTTTAATCCGTTATTTCCTGTTTATCTGCATCAAAAAACAGCTTGGATAATAATTGATTTCATTGCTGGTACTGTATTTTTAGCAAAAGCTACTTTAACCAAATGA
- a CDS encoding PorT family protein: MKNKLLFLSVFLCQISVFSQQGKMDDDIKKYTARIDSIVTSEKLKMNDEMNLVEKNFQSGNLSSEELKARKMTIAEKYEKIINDKVDAENAELQKITKETAVNSVFKKNSDTVKTTVVISNKQGGMVQVSTKKEKTPKDYLKSDYLAVSYGFMNLTKDAGSLNPFENDSKMRIGNSHSFEIQARKERQLGSFESPFFIHYGLAYRSDTYMPKRPLVVAQNNEQIYFEDFTQGSLKRSKLRNVYLTLPVDFQWVLNPKYTDYEDQKYLDGKSRQFRIGAGVYAGVNLRNIVKVKYYDQDNKFSKYDYTLDHGVNTFLFGAKLSVSYGGINLFIKKDLTPIFNDHALFPNKNGIQIGIDLMNLDF, translated from the coding sequence ATGAAAAATAAACTACTTTTTCTAAGTGTATTCTTGTGCCAAATTTCAGTCTTTTCGCAACAAGGAAAAATGGACGACGACATTAAAAAATATACTGCAAGAATCGACAGCATCGTAACTTCTGAAAAATTGAAGATGAACGACGAAATGAATTTGGTGGAAAAAAACTTCCAATCTGGAAATCTTTCCTCCGAAGAATTGAAAGCAAGAAAAATGACAATTGCAGAAAAATACGAAAAAATCATCAACGATAAAGTGGACGCCGAAAATGCGGAATTACAAAAAATAACAAAGGAAACTGCGGTGAATTCTGTTTTCAAAAAGAATTCTGATACCGTTAAAACAACCGTCGTTATTTCTAATAAACAAGGCGGAATGGTGCAGGTTTCAACAAAAAAGGAGAAAACGCCAAAAGATTATTTGAAGAGCGATTATCTCGCGGTAAGTTACGGTTTCATGAACCTTACCAAAGATGCGGGAAGTTTGAATCCATTTGAAAACGATTCGAAAATGAGGATTGGAAATTCGCACAGTTTCGAAATTCAGGCGAGAAAGGAGAGACAGCTTGGGAGTTTTGAAAGTCCGTTCTTTATTCACTACGGTTTGGCGTACAGAAGCGATACGTATATGCCGAAAAGACCTTTGGTTGTGGCGCAAAATAACGAGCAGATTTATTTCGAGGATTTTACTCAAGGAAGTTTGAAACGTTCAAAATTGCGAAATGTTTATTTGACTTTACCGGTTGATTTTCAGTGGGTTCTGAATCCGAAATATACAGATTATGAAGATCAAAAATATTTGGACGGAAAATCAAGACAATTCAGAATTGGAGCTGGAGTTTATGCGGGAGTGAATCTAAGAAATATCGTGAAAGTGAAATATTACGATCAAGACAATAAATTCAGCAAGTACGATTACACGCTTGATCACGGAGTAAATACCTTTCTATTCGGAGCGAAGTTGAGTGTGAGTTACGGCGGAATCAATTTGTTCATCAAAAAAGACTTGACCCCGATTTTCAATGACCACGCTTTATTTCCCAACAAAAACGGAATCCAAATCGGCATAGATTTAATGAACCTAGATTTCTGA
- a CDS encoding MFS transporter: protein MPENDIPKTQNIKNNPKIMKAWALYDWANSVYSLVITSTIFPIYYAILTTASEKKEYVQETGQWIDVPVRHLIKIFGREYQPDAVYGYSLTISFLIVVFLSPILSSLADTIGNKKSFLQFFCYLGATSCMGLAMFTGMNNVFLGLLFSITASVGFWGSLVFYNSFLPDIATPDKQDALSAKGYVYGYIGSVILVIICLVLIQILAKDAQQAKIYTRISFLITGAWWFGFSQYTFKHLPQFGNVKDQLPKDLVLLNYKNIFKRHEENGGFWEVLKDNIAFYIDITKQSFRELFKVGNKLFRDRNLKFFLSSFFFYSVGMQTIFLMATLFGKSEINMAQDKLIMTLLVIQIVAIIGAVIFSRLSRKIGNKNVISIAIVLWIVACLSAYYLKRDNPNVEYQFYGIAGIIGLVMGGLQAMSRSTYSKLLPEDGMDNTTYFSFYDVLEKLAIILGTFIFATMIEKYHNMRYSALSMSIFFLIGLILIRFVKAKILSDKEVS from the coding sequence ATGCCTGAAAACGACATTCCGAAAACGCAGAATATAAAGAACAACCCCAAAATCATGAAAGCTTGGGCGCTTTACGATTGGGCAAACTCCGTATATTCATTGGTGATTACTTCAACCATTTTCCCGATCTATTACGCAATTCTTACCACTGCATCGGAAAAAAAGGAATATGTTCAGGAAACCGGACAGTGGATCGATGTTCCTGTTCGCCATCTGATTAAAATTTTTGGCAGAGAATATCAACCGGATGCAGTTTACGGCTACTCATTGACGATTTCTTTTTTGATTGTCGTGTTTTTGTCGCCGATTTTGTCTTCTTTGGCAGATACGATTGGTAATAAAAAATCTTTCCTTCAATTTTTCTGTTATCTGGGAGCGACTTCCTGTATGGGTTTGGCGATGTTTACGGGAATGAACAACGTTTTCCTCGGACTGCTTTTCAGCATTACGGCGAGTGTCGGTTTTTGGGGAAGTTTGGTTTTCTACAACTCGTTTTTGCCCGATATTGCGACGCCCGATAAACAGGATGCACTTTCCGCAAAAGGTTATGTTTACGGATATATCGGTTCGGTGATTTTGGTGATTATCTGTTTGGTTTTGATTCAGATTTTGGCCAAAGATGCTCAACAGGCGAAGATTTACACCCGAATTTCCTTCTTAATTACAGGAGCTTGGTGGTTTGGATTTTCGCAATACACTTTCAAACATTTACCTCAGTTTGGAAATGTGAAAGATCAGTTGCCGAAAGATTTGGTGCTTTTGAATTACAAAAATATTTTTAAAAGGCATGAGGAAAATGGCGGTTTCTGGGAAGTTTTGAAAGACAATATCGCTTTCTACATTGACATAACGAAACAGAGTTTCCGTGAATTATTCAAAGTGGGAAACAAATTATTCCGAGACAGAAACCTAAAATTTTTCCTTTCGAGTTTCTTTTTCTACAGCGTGGGAATGCAGACGATTTTCCTGATGGCGACACTTTTTGGAAAAAGCGAAATCAATATGGCGCAAGATAAATTGATTATGACACTTCTCGTGATTCAGATTGTGGCGATTATTGGTGCGGTGATTTTCTCAAGATTATCTAGAAAAATAGGGAATAAAAACGTGATTTCCATTGCGATTGTGTTGTGGATCGTGGCGTGTTTATCCGCGTATTATTTGAAAAGAGATAACCCGAATGTAGAATACCAATTCTACGGAATTGCCGGAATCATCGGTTTGGTGATGGGCGGTTTACAAGCGATGTCGCGTTCCACTTATTCCAAACTTCTGCCTGAAGACGGAATGGACAATACCACCTATTTCAGTTTCTACGACGTGCTAGAAAAATTGGCGATTATTTTGGGAACCTTCATTTTTGCGACGATGATTGAGAAATATCACAATATGAGATATTCCGCATTATCGATGTCAATTTTCTTTTTGATTGGATTAATTTTAATTCGGTTTGTGAAGGCGAAGATTTTGAGTGATAAAGAGGTGAGTTAG
- a CDS encoding UbiA family prenyltransferase, whose protein sequence is MKNPILYRISQLIGFLLGARFFVTVLLTFALYVSTFFLFNQEESLRNFVFDFKVHGIIFCAVLSILAGGIINQFYDREKDQLTKPFRTRLQSFFKQKYFLYAYLLLNLFSLTIAFLISPRVFFFFLIYQFLMWFYSHKLSKILIINNLTFVSLTLYPFFGMLMYYQTFSMKVFLMAVFIFLMLLIIDIIKDTLTKNADRVFGYRTIANVFHNYTTRGIIVVLLIFAQICSMLIIHQKGLHSIMSYYFATSIFVQILSVYLVLNKTKYSKFANLNVLRIWLLIGIFAMLANGIQQKYELRKAKYEFRNTK, encoded by the coding sequence ATGAAAAACCCTATCCTTTACAGAATATCGCAATTGATTGGCTTCCTTTTGGGAGCCAGGTTTTTCGTGACCGTTTTACTTACTTTTGCACTTTATGTTTCTACTTTTTTTCTGTTCAATCAGGAAGAAAGTTTGAGGAATTTCGTGTTCGATTTCAAAGTCCACGGAATTATATTTTGTGCGGTTTTAAGTATTTTGGCAGGTGGAATTATCAATCAATTTTACGATCGGGAAAAAGACCAATTAACCAAACCGTTCCGAACTCGGTTACAGAGTTTTTTCAAGCAAAAATATTTTCTATACGCCTATTTATTGCTGAATTTATTTTCGCTCACGATTGCATTTTTAATTTCGCCAAGGGTTTTCTTTTTCTTTTTAATCTATCAATTTTTGATGTGGTTTTACAGTCATAAATTGAGCAAGATTTTAATTATCAATAATTTAACTTTCGTCAGTTTGACTTTATACCCATTTTTCGGAATGTTGATGTATTACCAAACCTTTTCGATGAAGGTTTTTCTGATGGCGGTTTTCATCTTTTTGATGCTTTTAATCATCGACATTATTAAAGACACTTTGACCAAAAATGCCGATAGAGTTTTCGGTTATCGCACGATTGCGAATGTTTTTCATAATTACACAACGAGGGGAATCATAGTCGTTCTCTTGATTTTCGCACAAATTTGTTCTATGCTGATTATTCATCAGAAAGGTTTGCACAGCATTATGAGTTATTATTTTGCGACAAGTATTTTCGTGCAGATACTTTCAGTTTATTTAGTACTCAACAAAACTAAATATTCAAAATTTGCGAACCTCAATGTTTTGCGAATTTGGCTTCTCATCGGGATCTTTGCGATGTTGGCCAATGGAATCCAGCAGAAATATGAATTACGAAAAGCGAAATACGAATTTCGAAATACGAAATAG
- a CDS encoding pseudouridine synthase, translating to MSRDNDKPRRPRISSSRTSKPSAGRTKPAASRAPKSEGSAEKKSAKPAREPRLMSQSEAKSYEKNFEKTSRKPAGKRTGKSFDTRDKYEKGDSKFGPKKPFKKSFDRNDDAERTRSFVQKRRFDKLSKEVPKETIRLNKYIANSGICSRREADELITQGLVQVNGKVVTEMGYQVQKTDKVIFDGQGITPEKPVYVLLNKPKGYISTTKDEKARKTVMDLVANASPYRVFPVGRLDRSTTGVILLTNDGHLTKKLTHPSFNMKKIYHVTLDRKLDRADLNTIADGIRLEEGVAEVDSISYIDGKPKNEIGIEIHIGWNRVVRRIFQKLGYEVEALDRVMFAGLTKKNIKRGHWRILTELEVNNLKML from the coding sequence ATGAGCCGAGACAACGATAAACCAAGAAGACCGAGAATTTCTTCTTCACGAACTTCAAAACCTTCTGCAGGAAGAACAAAACCTGCTGCTTCACGTGCTCCAAAATCTGAAGGTTCAGCGGAAAAAAAATCTGCAAAACCTGCAAGAGAACCAAGATTGATGTCGCAGTCGGAAGCTAAATCTTACGAAAAAAATTTCGAGAAAACCTCAAGAAAACCTGCAGGAAAAAGAACGGGAAAATCTTTTGATACAAGAGATAAATACGAAAAAGGAGACAGCAAATTCGGTCCTAAAAAACCATTCAAGAAATCTTTTGACCGAAATGATGATGCGGAAAGAACTCGTTCTTTTGTGCAAAAAAGAAGGTTCGACAAGCTTTCAAAAGAGGTTCCGAAAGAAACAATCCGACTCAATAAATACATCGCCAATTCGGGAATCTGTTCAAGAAGAGAAGCAGACGAATTAATCACGCAAGGATTGGTTCAAGTCAATGGAAAAGTGGTGACAGAAATGGGTTATCAAGTTCAGAAAACCGACAAAGTCATCTTTGATGGACAGGGAATTACGCCCGAAAAACCTGTTTACGTTTTGCTCAACAAACCAAAAGGGTATATCTCAACTACCAAGGACGAAAAAGCCAGAAAAACCGTGATGGATTTGGTGGCAAATGCTTCACCTTACCGCGTTTTTCCAGTGGGAAGATTGGACCGTTCCACAACAGGAGTGATTCTTTTAACCAACGACGGACATTTAACCAAAAAGTTGACGCACCCTTCATTCAATATGAAGAAAATTTACCACGTCACTCTGGACAGAAAACTCGATAGAGCAGACTTAAACACTATTGCGGACGGAATCCGTTTGGAAGAAGGCGTTGCAGAAGTGGACAGTATTTCATACATCGACGGCAAACCGAAAAACGAAATCGGCATCGAAATCCACATCGGTTGGAATAGAGTGGTGCGCAGAATTTTCCAGAAGTTGGGTTATGAAGTCGAAGCACTCGACAGGGTGATGTTTGCAGGATTAACCAAGAAAAATATCAAACGCGGACACTGGAGAATCCTTACAGAATTGGAAGTGAATAATTTGAAAATGCTTTAA
- a CDS encoding DUF4407 domain-containing protein — MMENYTTPKAGKLMKFMWECAGGDTFLLERATYSDQVKYFCMGGIVLATGIMASLSGGYAFYTIFSPKTDSVLNKMQVVNATEIPIHYPTVILSVVFGILWGLMIYNIDRFIVTSTGKGDGTEAITMQEFKSSLPRIIMGCIIAISISKPVEIRMFKTEIDLEIQKEQEKEKANLISLAEVNFKKGIAQTEKNLGKIQMDIDALQKLQTEYSENLSNEISGKSGNGADYGPRATQFERLKKETEAKIAELKNTSEFKKAEKDKAELEDKYKQDIDDAKRKGASLDGLLIRIKKAHEVAGTTITLFITLLFLAIELTPIFFKMMLIKSPYDYLYENRNEMKLAENGIEVRYDFYKDKEGLERHLVINHEADKQKFEKVKIAEIQKELTQYAVDKYKEREKEKIDENPELYIKEV, encoded by the coding sequence ATGATGGAAAATTACACTACTCCAAAAGCCGGGAAACTTATGAAATTTATGTGGGAATGTGCAGGCGGAGATACTTTTCTGCTTGAAAGAGCAACTTATTCTGACCAGGTAAAGTATTTCTGTATGGGCGGAATTGTTTTGGCAACCGGAATTATGGCCTCACTTTCAGGAGGTTATGCTTTCTACACCATTTTTTCACCGAAAACTGACAGTGTGCTGAATAAAATGCAGGTTGTGAATGCAACTGAAATTCCAATTCATTATCCTACAGTAATTTTATCTGTCGTTTTTGGAATACTTTGGGGATTGATGATTTACAATATCGACCGGTTTATTGTAACCAGCACAGGAAAAGGCGACGGAACGGAAGCAATTACTATGCAGGAATTCAAGAGTTCTCTCCCAAGAATTATTATGGGATGTATCATTGCGATTTCGATTTCAAAACCTGTCGAAATAAGGATGTTTAAAACTGAAATTGATTTGGAAATCCAAAAAGAACAGGAAAAAGAAAAAGCCAATCTAATTTCGCTTGCGGAAGTAAATTTTAAAAAAGGAATTGCACAAACCGAAAAAAATCTTGGAAAAATACAAATGGATATTGATGCTTTGCAAAAACTTCAAACAGAATATTCCGAAAATCTATCCAATGAAATTTCGGGAAAATCGGGAAACGGTGCGGATTACGGACCTAGAGCAACGCAGTTTGAAAGGCTAAAAAAAGAAACCGAGGCAAAAATTGCAGAACTAAAAAACACTTCAGAATTCAAAAAAGCGGAAAAAGACAAAGCTGAACTCGAAGATAAATATAAACAGGATATTGATGATGCAAAAAGAAAAGGAGCAAGTTTAGATGGTCTCCTTATTCGGATCAAAAAAGCTCACGAAGTTGCTGGAACAACCATCACATTATTTATAACACTCCTATTTTTGGCAATTGAGCTCACTCCTATTTTCTTTAAAATGATGCTTATTAAATCTCCGTACGATTATTTGTATGAAAACCGAAACGAAATGAAACTTGCAGAAAACGGAATAGAAGTTCGCTATGATTTTTATAAGGACAAGGAAGGTTTGGAAAGACACCTTGTCATAAACCATGAAGCCGACAAGCAAAAATTTGAAAAAGTAAAAATTGCGGAAATCCAAAAAGAACTCACGCAATACGCCGTAGATAAATACAAGGAAAGAGAAAAAGAAAAAATTGACGAAAACCCAGAATTGTATATCAAAGAAGTTTAA
- a CDS encoding mevalonate kinase family protein, translated as MTNPLFYAKILLFGEYGIIEDSQGLTLPYSFYTGTMKLSDLDSEFEKKSNVSLQKYSEYLKNLELPENFKLNISAFQKDIKKGLFFDSNIPQGYGVGSSGALVAAIFERYSVNKLVPENISKDDLKNLKKVFGEMESYFHGKSSGIDPLICYMNLPILIENKENVDKVSIPASHEGKGAIFLIDSGMTGETGPMVQIFFEKMKTEGFRKTLKEEFIRYNNACIDAFLKKEMNPLFKNLKNLSVWAYEHFKPMIPQNIYNAWKKGLDTNAYYLKLCGSGGGGYILGFTKDYKKAEKMLEGFHKEVIYRF; from the coding sequence ATGACCAATCCTTTATTCTACGCAAAAATCTTATTGTTCGGCGAATACGGCATTATCGAAGATTCGCAGGGACTTACTTTACCTTACAGTTTCTACACGGGAACGATGAAATTGTCCGATTTGGATTCCGAATTTGAGAAAAAATCGAACGTTTCACTTCAAAAATATTCCGAATATTTGAAAAATTTGGAACTTCCGGAAAATTTTAAACTGAACATTTCAGCGTTTCAAAAAGACATTAAAAAAGGTTTATTTTTCGATTCCAATATTCCGCAAGGATATGGAGTGGGAAGTTCAGGAGCGTTGGTTGCAGCGATTTTTGAGAGGTATTCGGTGAATAAATTGGTTCCTGAAAACATTTCAAAAGACGATTTGAAAAACCTGAAAAAAGTTTTCGGCGAAATGGAATCCTATTTCCACGGAAAAAGTTCGGGAATTGATCCGCTGATTTGCTACATGAATCTTCCGATTTTAATTGAAAATAAGGAGAATGTAGATAAAGTTTCCATTCCAGCAAGTCACGAAGGAAAAGGAGCGATTTTCCTCATCGATTCGGGAATGACGGGAGAAACGGGACCAATGGTTCAGATTTTCTTTGAAAAAATGAAGACGGAAGGTTTCAGAAAAACCTTAAAGGAAGAGTTTATCCGTTACAACAACGCTTGTATCGACGCTTTTTTGAAAAAAGAAATGAATCCACTTTTCAAAAACCTGAAAAATCTTTCAGTTTGGGCATACGAACATTTCAAACCCATGATTCCGCAAAATATTTACAACGCCTGGAAAAAAGGTCTTGATACGAATGCTTATTACTTAAAACTCTGCGGAAGCGGCGGTGGAGGTTATATTTTGGGTTTCACTAAAGATTACAAAAAAGCAGAAAAAATGTTGGAAGGTTTCCATAAAGAAGTCATTTACAGATTCTAA
- a CDS encoding DUF4407 domain-containing protein — MSQKNSSFHDFFLKFSGEDFQIIKRSRTSSAFVGIGVFVFVIFMLCFVSSFSFLYNSFDGNIFLSAPVGVFWGLLIATIYVFLIYTITPILLPTPKKKKNKIIGEIEPLKFDYNISFFLRLAFIIFLAIIVAQPLNVLLLKQFSERTVEKYKIEFKLNEALSADSLFVKKELTFKEKFAERSRLLPKSDSAVLKNSFMLIDNKVDADVNTLQYGGELRRNLLKLKSLPFSKKNQEKFDFIYDEILNLLDKEKSDDSEFLQSIETIHFADNFLKSDFDIYKKSMTEVLQEKTERFQKLDALIEKSNFYVTTMRTILAENPVSWLISFLSIMIFSLPIYIKYRIGKTTEFFKTKQNIELKFVQENYEKHLETYKKILTEKLLSLNADLKQNLEIQLERIRIHNVEKSEKLRLELKEEISELFRDKYQFWKNPPFRTQKTIRNTVYKTEKQFLEFIYGNKDD, encoded by the coding sequence GTGAGTCAAAAGAACAGTAGTTTTCACGATTTTTTTCTGAAATTCTCTGGAGAAGATTTTCAAATTATCAAAAGAAGCCGAACGAGCTCCGCTTTTGTAGGAATCGGCGTGTTTGTGTTTGTTATCTTTATGCTCTGTTTTGTAAGTTCATTTTCATTTCTATATAATTCTTTCGATGGTAATATTTTTCTTTCGGCTCCGGTTGGCGTATTTTGGGGATTGCTGATTGCAACGATTTACGTTTTCTTAATTTACACGATTACACCGATACTTTTACCAACACCCAAAAAAAAGAAAAATAAAATCATTGGTGAAATCGAACCTTTAAAATTCGATTACAACATTTCATTTTTTTTAAGATTAGCATTTATTATTTTCTTGGCAATAATTGTTGCCCAACCTTTGAACGTGCTTTTACTGAAACAATTCTCGGAAAGAACGGTTGAGAAATATAAGATTGAATTCAAGTTAAATGAAGCTTTAAGCGCAGACTCACTGTTTGTAAAGAAGGAACTTACATTCAAGGAAAAATTTGCAGAAAGAAGCCGGCTTCTTCCCAAAAGTGATTCCGCTGTGCTCAAAAATTCCTTTATGCTTATAGATAATAAAGTAGATGCAGATGTGAATACATTGCAATATGGAGGAGAATTAAGACGGAATTTGCTAAAACTGAAGTCTCTTCCGTTCAGCAAAAAAAATCAGGAAAAATTTGATTTTATTTACGATGAAATTCTAAATCTTTTGGACAAAGAAAAAAGCGATGATTCCGAATTTTTGCAGAGTATAGAAACCATCCATTTCGCGGACAATTTTCTGAAATCAGACTTCGATATTTATAAAAAAAGCATGACAGAAGTATTACAGGAAAAAACCGAGCGTTTTCAAAAATTGGATGCTCTGATTGAAAAAAGCAATTTTTACGTCACTACAATGCGGACTATTTTAGCAGAAAATCCAGTGTCTTGGCTGATCAGCTTCTTATCCATCATGATTTTTTCGCTTCCAATTTACATCAAGTATAGAATTGGGAAAACAACAGAATTTTTCAAGACCAAACAAAATATTGAATTGAAATTTGTGCAGGAAAACTACGAAAAACACCTTGAAACCTACAAAAAAATTCTCACCGAAAAACTACTTTCTTTAAATGCAGATCTGAAACAAAATCTTGAAATTCAGTTAGAAAGAATTAGAATTCATAACGTTGAAAAATCGGAAAAACTTCGTTTGGAATTAAAAGAAGAAATTTCTGAACTTTTTCGCGACAAATATCAGTTCTGGAAGAATCCGCCTTTCCGAACACAAAAAACAATAAGAAATACTGTATATAAAACCGAAAAACAATTCTTGGAATTTATATATGGCAATAAAGACGATTGA
- a CDS encoding acetyl-CoA C-acyltransferase: MKEVFIVSAARTPMGSFMGSLASVPATKLGSTAIKGALDKISLDPKLVQEVYMGNVLQAGEGQAPARQAALGAGLSNETPSTTINKVCASGMKAVMMAAQAIKAGDADVIVAGGMENMSSVPHYFNARNATKLGDVKMQDGMVLDGLTDVYNKVHMGVCAEKCAAEHYISREDQDDFAVESYKRSAKAWSEGKFADEVVSVEIPQRKGDPVIFSEDEEYKSVNFDRIGTLPTVFQKEKGTVTAANASTLNDGASALVLMSKEKMEELGLKPLAKIVSYADAAQAPEWFTTAPAKALPIALKKANLELSDIDFFEFNEAFSVVGLANNKILGLDSNKVNKNGGAVSLGHPLGSSGSRIIVTLINVLKQNNGKYGAAAICNGGGGASAIVIENM, from the coding sequence ATGAAAGAAGTATTCATCGTATCTGCAGCAAGAACACCAATGGGAAGTTTCATGGGAAGTTTGGCTTCGGTACCCGCAACGAAATTAGGTTCAACCGCAATTAAAGGTGCATTAGACAAAATCAGTCTCGACCCGAAATTGGTTCAGGAAGTGTATATGGGAAATGTTTTGCAGGCAGGAGAAGGTCAAGCTCCCGCTCGTCAAGCTGCGTTGGGAGCAGGTTTGTCCAACGAAACGCCCTCCACAACCATCAACAAAGTTTGTGCATCAGGAATGAAAGCCGTGATGATGGCTGCACAAGCAATTAAAGCAGGTGATGCAGACGTGATCGTTGCAGGCGGAATGGAAAATATGTCTTCGGTTCCACATTATTTTAACGCAAGAAACGCCACAAAACTCGGTGACGTAAAAATGCAGGACGGAATGGTTCTCGACGGATTGACCGATGTTTACAACAAAGTCCACATGGGAGTTTGTGCGGAAAAATGTGCGGCAGAACACTATATTTCCAGAGAAGACCAGGACGATTTCGCCGTTGAATCTTACAAACGTTCCGCAAAAGCTTGGAGCGAAGGAAAATTTGCTGATGAGGTAGTTTCAGTGGAAATTCCACAAAGAAAAGGAGATCCTGTAATTTTTAGCGAAGACGAAGAATATAAATCCGTCAACTTTGACAGAATCGGAACTTTGCCGACAGTTTTCCAAAAAGAAAAGGGAACGGTTACCGCAGCAAATGCATCAACTTTGAACGACGGTGCTTCTGCTTTGGTTTTAATGTCGAAAGAAAAAATGGAAGAACTGGGTTTGAAACCTTTAGCGAAAATCGTTTCCTACGCAGACGCCGCTCAAGCTCCGGAATGGTTCACAACAGCTCCCGCAAAAGCACTTCCAATCGCATTGAAAAAAGCAAACCTGGAACTTTCAGACATCGATTTCTTTGAATTTAACGAAGCATTTTCAGTGGTTGGTTTGGCGAATAATAAGATTTTGGGATTAGATTCAAATAAAGTAAACAAGAATGGCGGAGCGGTTTCTTTGGGACATCCACTTGGAAGTTCAGGTTCCAGAATCATCGTGACTTTAATCAACGTTCTAAAACAAAACAACGGAAAGTACGGAGCTGCCGCAATCTGTAACGGTGGAGGTGGAGCTTCTGCAATCGTAATCGAGAACATGTAA